One Rosa chinensis cultivar Old Blush chromosome 3, RchiOBHm-V2, whole genome shotgun sequence DNA window includes the following coding sequences:
- the LOC121052267 gene encoding secreted RxLR effector protein 161-like translates to MYAQVCTCPDIAFAVSMLGRYQVNPGEIQWTAGKKVLRYLKKTRDYKLVYRKGESLDVVGYSDLDHAGDKDDLKSTSGFVFLMAGGAISWDLIRCTQVVPTIERPMPIYCDNSATVFFTKNNKRSSSSKQIELEFLHVRKKIEELKVAVEDIRTTEMIADPLTKPVSVSIWFILIAAI, encoded by the exons ATGTATGCTCAGGTTTGTACTTGCCCGGATATAGCTTTTGCCGTTAGTATGCTTGGTAGGTATCAAGTTAATCCAGGAGAGATTCAATGGACAGCGGGCAAGAAAGTTTTGAGATACCTGAAGAAAACTAGAGACTACAAGTTAGTGTACAGGAAAGGTGAATCATTAGATGTGGTTGGGTATTCTGACTTAGATCATGCAGGTGATAAGGATGACTTGAAGTCTACTTCTGGTTTTGTTTTCCTCATGGCTGGTGGAGCAATATCATGGG ATCTTATTCGTTGCACTCAGGTTGTTCCAACTATAGAAAGACCGATGCCTATCTATTGCGACAATTCTGCTACAGTTTTCTTTACAAAGAATAACAAGAGGTCTTCTAGCTCAAAACAAATAGAATTGGAATTTCTTCATGTAAGGAAGAAAATTGAAGAGCTAAAGGTGGCTGTTGAAGACATCAGGACAACAGAAATGATTGCTGATCCCCTCACCAAACCTGTGTCAGTTTCA ATTTGGTTTATATTGATTGCTGCAATTTGA